The genomic window cctctaccctttgacctgtttggcctgggtgatcctaccaagagccaaagcataaatccctgactccagccaacatagctctctgggtcactgaggcacgcaagcctccaaaccacaacaagggtTGGAGGCTTCctatggtgcacctataaaaatgaTGAGGGGCACAGGGACATGCTAAACTTCTGTACTTAAagcagatttccagtatctgcaatttTTTAAATTATCATGCCTCTTATGCTTTCTGAAATGGAGGGGTTAATTATTAATTCAATGGACCGCATGTCAAAGAACACTTTCTGGTTCCACAGCAGCATtagtttattaaaaaaaaccctaTTGCTCCAGCCAGCATTAAGAAGAATCTCCAGCAGTAACATGGCTGTATTCCACACtgtcaaaataaatatatttctgAGCAGAATCTGCCTGTCAGTAGGCATTATTAGCAGCGCGGTAGATAGAAGTCTCACTGTTTATGATTCAGAAGGCATTCAAAGCAACTGCAAACATttgcttccctcccccacccccccaacccacAGTGGTACAGTTCTCTCTGATACTCTTCCTCCCATGCGGCTGCGGGTCTGAATTTGTTTCATTAGTTCGGCCAGACCTTTCAGCTCGTACCTCCTGAGATTAAAATTGAATTGCGGAGGCAAAGCTCCAAGAAGATTCCCATTAACTTCCCAGCGAGAGCTTTGAAAAAAGTGCCTCGTGCTTGAGTGCAGGAACCGAGCTGCGAACGTTACGTGAAAGGTCCCTCACACTGCGTATGTGACTGGGCCAGTCATTCAGAGGTCAGGACTAATATTCATGAGTTTAAACCCCATAGAGAACTTGAATAGCACTTCTAAGTGTCTGGAAGTTAACTGTGTCAATCAAAGTGGCCGTAAAACTCTCAAGTTGTTGCAAACATTCTGTTTGTTGAGCATTGGCTCCTGCGGACTGTTGCCCTGTCAGCGTTGATGTCTTTCAGATCAGAACTAGAGTTATTTATCATATGGTCACCCAAGCAagtcatttgcctgcatttgggccAAATCCCTccaagcctttcctatccacataATTATATAATTGTGCAGATGAACCTTCCCTCCCCTGCCaatacatggctcctctgtagagagagttaagtgtacaatgttcctgggagttcacatcacggatGACCTCGCCTGGTCCCGTAATATCGCCTTCctaaacaagaaggcacagcagcatctccacttcctaagaaggtTGAGGTAAGCAAGGCTCCCCTTcttcttaactgcattttacaggagcaccattgagagcaacctgacaagttgcatctcaaCTGCTGTGAGGACAGACGAACATCGGATCAGAAGTCCCTAAAGAGGATTGTGAGAATGGCTaagagaatcatagaaatctccCTACCATCCGTCGGAGACACTTATCAGGAGTGCATTTGTATCGGAGGGGTCATGACTGTCACGTGCCCATTACCTGGTCGAAAGACACACCACCTGCCAATCAAGGTTTGACCCCCCCTCCTTGCCCATCAATGCACACCAAACCATTAGCCCCTTTAATTAGCCTTGTACTTGGCCTTGGGCAATTGGCCTTTGTAATCAGCTTAACTCAGCTGGCGCTGAGCCTTTGGCTTCCCTGTGAATTACCTGTGCTGGACCCATCAGCCCTGCTGCAGTATAAAGGAAACCACATGTGCTTGACCCGCACTCGTTTTTACTATCTCCGAGGGACCACCCTGCTGTTGGTGAGttgtgcattgaatagggttgggAGTGTGAGTATTGTCCCTGAGCGGAAGAGCCGTGCCTGCACAGAGTCAAGGGGGGCATGTATCATATTGACTTTTTCCTTGgaggtgtgtgtgcgcgtgtacTTTATTCCCACATGATTTTCCCATATTCATTATTAATTGTCTGCATGTGTTTTATTGCCGATCCAACTACtgtaaattgtgtgtgtgtgtgtgtgtgtgtgttgctcctgttGCCATGTTCCCATGTTTtccttctgtaaataaaatccTTTACTACCAAGGCTGCGTGTCCAGAGTTCTTGCCGGTGAGACCTGTGGAATCTGTTTCCTCACTCACAACAGCACGGTATGCAggacccacccatccatccagcatcctctttgactttctaacatcaggcaggagaccatgatgcataaaaacaagaatggtcaggatgagaaaacTTTTCTTCCCcaaggccattaggcttctgaactcccgacCACGTTACATTGGAattgtcactggttaatctgctcCCATAGAGTATTTAACATTGATGCACTTTAAGTGTctttcatctgcagattttatcattTCCTTTATAAGTTTCATATGTTATGTATACTGCTgagctttacaccctggttcagagaattgctgtatggttatatggttaaatacaTTATATCCATGtacatagttaaatgacaataaacttgacttagctttccccttccttttcagttctgaagaagggtctcagcaccaAACGTcaactttttatttatttccataggtgCAATTCTATATTTCAATAGCATATTCATTTTTATTGACCAATGTTAAAAAGAAGAGAAACTGTCCAAATACaacataagtaaataaataattttgagaGCATGCGCTGTAGAATCCTTGAAGTTGAGTCCATAGGTaggggaatcagttcagagttgaggtgagtgaagttgtccatgctggttcaggagcctgatgtttaaagggtaataactgttcttgaacctgctgataTGGGTCCtaagctcctggacctccttcctgatgcagcataaagaagagagcttggcctgtaTAGTGGGGGTTCTTGATAATGGACTTCCTCTCAGACCTTTCAATGTCTGTACTGTTTCTGTAAGATGGTGAGGAGTCTTCAGAGCATGGAAGGAGGCTATTCTGCCTAATACATCTGTGCTGACTCTCTCCCAGACCGATTCTACACTACTCACCGGCTGCTTCTCCATAGACTTCCAGGTTTTCCCTTCACATTCAACTCCCTCTTGAAGGCCACAATGAGACCCGCCTTCACCACATCTGCAGCCCATGCATTCCAGGCTCCATCCACATGCTGCATATGGACACCTCATATCTGAGGGCTCAGCCTTAAACTGAGATAAGTGGGAAGTCCCTTAGCCAGAGCCTATTGGTTATGTGGAATTCAACACCATTGAGGGCTGCAGAGCCCTTCTGTTTGGAcgaatttaaggcagagattggtagaATCTTGATTAATTATGAGGTTAaggattacagagagaaggcagaaaaatgagGTTGAAATACCCTATCTTTTCCTACCATAATTTACATACCTCTAtcatatcaactctcacctcctctccctttaGGGCAGGAGTTCCCATCCTTTTTATGCTGTGGAACCTTATCATTATCCAGtgggtccatggacctcaggttgctAACCCCTGCTCCAGGGAAACAAGGCATCTCTCCAGATATCCCATCCTCCATTCCAGCCAACATCTACCTGCTCCCCAGCTTAGTCATACCCATCCTATATCATGGCAATCGGAACTTCACACAAGTGCAGCCTAACCAATTTTTTGTTTAACAGTAACGTGATGTCCCACACTTGTACTCAATACCTCAGTCAATGAAGCAACTCTTCGTAACAACCTTGTCAACCTGTGTTCCAGTTTTCATGGAACTATGTATCTGCATCTCATGGTCTTTCTGTTCAACAGCAATCCCAGCTATTCACCataatgcacagtggagagcatcctaacatgctacGTCAGGGGTGTGGTATGGAAAATGCACTGTGCAGACAGGGAGGCTATACAACAAGTGattaaaactgcccaacacatcactggcaccgcctacccgccatcaaggaTATAGATACAGAAAGATGCTgagaaaggccagcaatatcatgaatgaTCCCACCTACCCTGTTTATGGACTGTTGGTCCCACTCACATCAGAGAAAGCTCTACACAGTATCTACGCCAGAACCACTTGACCTATAAACAATTACGTCACTCAAGCCATCATGCCGATCAATGCATCCACCCATTAATCTACACCACCATGACAACACACATGACACCTAGCATCACTATGGGTGTAAGTTCTCAGTCTTGTATGTAGCAATTACTTGTACATTGCGTTTTACAGGTTTGCTTTGATATTTACGCTCAAGGGCCAGGTACAAGAGTACAGGaatggaacctggtgtggtcttgtgcttctgtagcccatccacttcaaagtttgacatgttgtgcattcagagatgctcctttgcacaccactgttgtaacacatggttatttgtgttactgtaaTCTTCCTTTCAGCTTAAACCTGTCTGACcttcctcctctgacctctctcattaatgaaacattttcgtccacagaactgctgctcactggatgtttttttttgttttctgcactATTGTCTGTAAatgtagagactgttgtgcttgaaaatcccaggagaacagcagttactgagatactcaaaccaccccatctggcaccaactttcattccacggtcaaagtcacttagatcacatttcttccccactctgatgtttggtctgaacaacaactgaacctcttgcccatgtctgcatgtttttatgcattgagttgctgccacgtgattggctgattagatatttgcattaatgagcaggtacacctaataaagtggccactgagtgtagattaaTTGTGATTTTCATgcttattgtgtatttttatgctgcatcagatctgctTCATTCTTTTTTACACTCAGGTAGTGAAAAATGACAATAGACAgtcctgaatcttgaatctccACGCTATGGATGCTGTGCTGGGATAGGAAGCTGATGATGGTTCAGAAGGATAGGAGGCTGGGTCTGGCATTTTAAAGCAGAGGTCCTGTGAGCAGCCCCACTGTGCTGCCCATAAGGAGCTGTACACTTATCGTAGTGCAGGATAAGTAGAAGGCATCAATTAATGCTTAGTTAGATGAAAGTTGTAAAGAGTCtttgttgatgctttgctgcacacttgagtgctgggGTGGAGGGTGCAGGTGCTTTTTTTCTggtggggaaggggtgggtcattgctttgctacttgtgtgtgggaagggggaGTTGGGGTGGCTTCAGAGTTCTTAtatttaactgtcactcattctttggggcattctgttttcatggatgtttgcgaagataaagaatttcagaatgcatattgtatacatttctctaacgTTAAATTGAACCTATTAAAACTATTGAAGTAAATTTAGtattaatatacatatatgtcacaagaTACAACCCGGAATttcagtttcttgtgggcattcccaatagaacaaggaaatacaatagaatcaatgaaaagcaacacacaaacaaCCGATGTATATAAGAAGACAAACTGCGCAATATGAAAATacaaatagaaccatagaaccttacagcacagaaacaggccctttggcccttcttggctgtgccaaaccatttttctgcctagtcccactgacctgcacctggaccatatccttccatacgcctctcatccatgtacctgtccaagtttttcttatatgttggaagtgagcccacatttaccacttcatctggcagctcattctacactcccaccactctctgtgtgaagaagtccccccccaatgttccctttaaacttttccccccttcaccctgaacccatgtcctcttttttttttctcccctagcctcagtggaacaagcctgcttgcatttactctgtctatacccatcataattttatacacctctatcaagtctcccctcattcttctacactccagggaataaagtcctaacctattcatcctttctctgtaactcagtttctcaggtcccaacaacatccttgtaaacattctctgcaatctttcaactttattaacatccttcctgtaatttggtgaccaaaactgcacacaatcctccaaatttggcctcaccaatgtcttatacaacctcaccataacataaTTTATTAATGCTTGCAattaataaatacatacatatagagagatatatatacatacataaatacataTAGACATGAacataaagtaaataaataatattcagaacatgagttgtagaatccttgaaactgaatcagtttagtgctgatgtgagtgaacttatccatgccggttcaggaacctgatggttcaaaggtaacaactgttccagaaccttgATAGAATTGAAAGGATTTTGGGGAGCTGCCTTCAATGGCTTACGTCCTTTAAGTGAAGGACTTTAGAAGAGAAATTGCTAGGATTTTAGACCCAGTAGCAATGAAGGGGCAGTAATGTATTTCTAGGTCAGACGGGGCATGAATAGGAAGCAACTCCCCTTCAACACATTTAGATTCATTCAGGCAAAAAGAGCATACGAAGTGAGCAAAGCACGAAGGTAATAAATTgcaaatgtttatttatttatttaaatacagcacagaatagcccATCCAGTCCACCCAGCAACTCCCGATTTAACCCGAGcttatcacgggacaatttacaatgactaattaacttaccaaccgatatgcctttggactgtgggaggaaatccacacagccatagggggaacgtacaaactctttacagccaGAGGCAGGAAATGAACCGGGATGACTgtactgtaaggtgttgtgctagccactaagCTACTGTGCGAAAGCAGATTTCCCTGCAAGTGTGCTGCATCAATGTGTGGTGATTACTGTTGTGCCACAGATGGAGTATGCCTTCTCTAAAGCTCTACATAGACTTGCTCTAATTCTTGGAATGTACGCTTTGACATCTTTACAACTCCAAGTCTGTAATACACAGCCAGGCCACAAACAAGAAACCAGTTTGTTCGTGTTGAAACTCTCAATTTTCAGTGCAATGTGTAATATCCAAGAGTAAAAGCACTTAGCCACTTGGCTGATTTAATGAGCCAATATGTAGCTGTCAGCTCAGGAATTAGACCTTACATAACTCCTCCATGACCAGAGTATATAATTATCTCTCAGTTATCAatgaaatggaaggagaaataaAAGAGAGTGACACAGAAGATAATGACGTCTACCTCAAGAATACAAATTTGTTCTACAAGTTAATTTGTCATTTTTATTCAGAAAGTGCAATTACTTAAATATGTTTTTTAGCTTTCACTGAAGGAGTGTACATCTCTGGTCCCGTCTTCATTCTGCATGCATTTTCATATGCATAATCAAATGGCACATCAGTTGCTGTTTTTGAAACCTCCTGTGTCAAAGTTCATAGACACAGgcaattctgcagatactggaaacctagagcagcacacacaaaaagctggaggaatgcagcaagtcaggcggcatccatagagaagaataaacagtcaatgtttcattgcctgaaagttcaatgttcaaagtaaatttatcatcaaagtatgtagattgatgaattggcatataggagagagattgtaaatctggctgagtagtgccacGACAACAACCTCTCAGTTAATATCAGCAAAACCAACAGCTGATTATctactacaggaggaagaagctggaggtccTTGAGCCTGTCCTCATTAGGagaatggaggtggagagggtcagtgtgttgaAATTCCTCAACTCAAGAGATtccgtagatgctggaaatccagagcaacacacacacaatgtaggaggaactcagcaagtcaggcagagtatcagtcaatatttcagcccgtagtccttcatcagggctgatgaaagatctcaactTGAAATGTCAGCTGCtaattctcctccacagatgctgcgtttctccagcattttgtgcacacGTGTCAAAGTTCTCTTGGATTTTTCACGGTTGTCTCCAAGATAAAACAATTTTACCTCTGCTCCCTGGTCTGGCTCTGCTGTGCTTGGGGAAAATATGAGGTCATTCATCATGGTATAATTTGTTAAATTATGGGACATTGGGTGTAGTATTGTTTTTGTCAGGGACCTAATTGTTTAGGGACAAGTCATTACAGGCTAACATCTCATCGTCAAAGAGTtataaaaagtacagcacagaaaaatcaGTCCAGCTAGTCTACGCCGAgaccatttaacctgcctactcccatcaacctgcactgggaccatagtccCCAATACCTCTACCTCCCATgcaccaatccaaacttctcttaaacattgaaatctaaGCAATTAGGAGGTCAAATGATACAttaatctttaatatctttatttgaATACAGGAGTAAGGAAGGCTTGTTACATTTCCATAGGGCCTTGGCGAGTTTCTACCTGAGCTATTGTGTATAATTTTGTTTAAGAAAGAATGTGATTGTCAAAGATGGGGTGCAGTGAAGAAGGGTTAGCAGATTTGTCGTATGATTAGAGACTGAGAAGACTGGAactgtattctctggaatttGAAAGATCTCATCAGAACTTAAAATGATTGGAAGACTAGAAGCAGACAGGATATACCGTGTGGCCAAGGAGTGAAGGACCAGTCTGAGAATAAGAGGAAGGTCACTTGGACTGTCAGAGGCTAAGGGGTGATCATAAGGAGGctgataaaattatgagggatatagataggacaGATATTCAGAAACTTTTGCCCAGAGCAAGGGAGTCTAGAACTGAAGGATGAAGGTTTATCGTGAGAATGGAGATGCAAAGGGTAAATTTTTCTCACAGTGGGTGGTAGTTGTCTGGTGCGAGTTGCCAGAATAGATGATAGGGGCAGATACAttcacaacatttaaaaggcattttgaTGGGGTAGATAGAAAAGGCGTGGAAACATGCAGAACTAAATGTGTcaaatgggattagcatagaTAAGCATCATATTTGGCATAGATAAAATGGGTGAAAAGGATGCATTTCTGTGGATGATGATTTTAATACTTGGGGCTGAAAGAGGTGCACACGTGGAAATCTCTTCCCTGGAGGACAGTGGATATtcaattattgtgttttttcaATACAGAGGATGACAGATTTATGGATAGTAAGGGAGTTGAGAGTTGACGGTGCCAAAGTCAGGGAGTCTTGAAGTAGAAAGCAGAAAGGTTGCAGATTGGACGACAAGTCCAGAGGGTAGATGCTCAACATTGAGTTTGCGAGAATGGGCCAGAGACTGGAGTCCAAGTCCAAGAACTGGAGGTCCAGTGGTGGCTTGCTCTCAGCTTGTCTGTGAGTATGGGGTAGATCAGTGGGAGGCTGGGAAAGGGATTTGGGTTTGCTGTTGTTCTATTGTTTTGATCTGcagctgcttgtgttgttctatgtGGTGTATTGTGCTGTTGTCACGTTGAACTttgtgggcatgttgtgttgGTGCCGGAATGTGTGGCAGCACTTGCGGGCCGTTGCCAGCACAGCCttaagtgtgttggttgttaatgccaaTCAGCAATTTTACTGTGTGCTTCGACGTACGTGTGATAAATACAACTAAATCTGGATCTGATGTGGTGATAGGAGACACAAGACAGGCAgaggctggaatctgaagcaacaatcagtcagctgtaggaactcagtcctgatgcagggtttcaatctGACGCATCAACAACtcctttcctcccatagatgctgcttgacccactgagttcttccagcaggctATTGGATCGATATTGGGACAGCAATAGCAGTGTAATTGCTCAAGCTGAGTGTGATGTTTTCCTAAAGGATAGTCTATTGGTGGTCCTCAGGTAGCTTccctcccccaggctgtgaggctAATGAATACCCTagcacgggggtcggcaacctgcggctcccgagccatttgtggctctttcacctctgtgctgcggctccctgtggctttgggaaataattggtcagtatttaattaaaatgtattttatgttagtttgttagcttttgaaatgtaattatggtgatcttgtacaacctaagtgtagcgacacatttcctgccacatccgaaacggctcacaattagccagcattccggctaagggagatagcctacgggggtttgtgagtacgcgtcttttgcagcatctgcgtccatgggggctgggttgagggaggcttaaaagcaaggctgtttagttcgaataaagctatctttgactgcagtttactgacaccgctacaacgtgtttttatcgctggctgtccagacggaaggtgctgaaacgctttgtcgcgtgtctggaagaagtgaaaactttcctgggcagcaaagggctcacctttcctgagctggaacagccagagtggctggaaaagctacacttcatggtagacatgacagcgcacctgaacatgctgaacacagctcttcaggggaaaggacgtacagccctgcacatgttggaggatgttttggcattcgagcgcaagttgacagtgcttgccagagatttacagaaaggcactttgtctcacttccccaatttgagagagttcaaacaaggtcacgacatgataatttcggagtatttacattctgcaatcatcgcaatgcaaacatcgtttgggaaacgcttctgtgagttcagagaggaaaaaaacacattatccttcccggtcactcccttaagcatcgatccttccctactgaatacgactgcattggcaggtgtgagtcaacctgatcttgagatggaactggccgacatagccgacaaagacatatgggtgtccaagtttagacgcttgacagcagaccttgaagatgttgcccgtcagaaggccgttcttgctcagaaacacaaatggagtgatattgaaaacctcacagatgacagcttgcgatcctgtgtaaagatgaaggtgacatcatacagccctgatgtgcagacgctgtgcgctgaggtccaggagcagaaatcccattaaccaagtatgataaatattttaattgcctattattttacttatattcatattttttcattgttcagtgaaataggatgacagctggctgacgttatttttggtttgctgctggcggaaaatttaagttcggcgtttttcataaatacaagaaggactcaaatagacattgaatattttacttaaaagtaactttcaacccaacgtctttttttcggagttcaaaatgtttttgttgcatgcagaaatgtaatttcgttttctctgcaggagttcatcaatttcataaatgcaacacattatagtttgtttatacatagcataaaggcaaaaaaaacgttgtatgcagcgttatttcattttaaatgtcaaacgggttttgcggctcccagtgttttcttttctgtgggaaacgggtccaagtggctctttcagtggtaaaggttgctgacccctgccctagcaccaccgaggtctcgtcaccaGGACAGGAAGCTATTTAccatttacctgtgctgtgcccATTGTatgcattttaaattatatttaattaacttatttatggtaatattgttTTTTGCTTTACTTGCTGTGTGATATATGTATTGGTGGTGCATACGGCCCAGAAGAACACTGTTTCACGTAAGTATATACGTaagttaaatgataataaacttgaacttgacttgtcttgacttgaaatgttagaacatagaacgtagaaatttacagtacattacaggacctccggcccacaatgttgtgctgaccatgtaacctaccctagaaactgcctagaatttccctagcgcatagccctctattagaTGCAAGAtgaagtagacaatagacaataggtgcagaagtagaccattcggcccctcgagtctggaccgccattctgagatcatggctgatcattcactatcaatacccagtccctgccttgtccccatatcccttgattcccctatccatcagatatctatctagctccttcttgaaagcatccagagaattggcctccaccgtcttccgaggtagtgcatttcacacctgcacaactctctgggagaagaagctcttcctcaactctgttttaaattactgacctcttattctcaatccatgccctctggtactggactctcccaacatctggaacatatttcctgcctcctttaattatcttaaacgtttcaatcagatcccctctcaatctcctcaattccagcgtgtacaagcccaatctctccaatctctctgtgtaagacagccctgccatcccaggaatcaacctagtgaatctacgctgcacttcctcaactgccagaatgtccttccttaaacctgtacacaatattccaggtgtggtctcaccagggccctgtacaaatgcaaaaggacatccttgctcttgtattcaattccccttgtaacaaaggccaacattccatttgccctcttcactgcctgttgcacttgctcattcaccttcattgactggtgaactaggactcctaggtccctttgcatttctcccttacctaactctactccgttcagacaatactctgccctcttgttcctgcttccaaagtggataacttcacatttattcacattgaatgacatctgccaagtatctgcccactcacccagcctatccaagtctccctg from Hypanus sabinus isolate sHypSab1 chromosome 1, sHypSab1.hap1, whole genome shotgun sequence includes these protein-coding regions:
- the LOC132391280 gene encoding uncharacterized protein LOC132391280, with translation MVDMTAHLNMLNTALQGKGRTALHMLEDVLAFERKLTVLARDLQKGTLSHFPNLREFKQGHDMIISEYLHSAIIAMQTSFGKRFCEFREEKNTLSFPVTPLSIDPSLLNTTALAGVSQPDLEMELADIADKDIWVSKFRRLTADLEDVARQKAVLAQKHKWSDIENLTDDSLRSCVKMKVTSYSPDVQTLCAEVQEQKSH